The Mesorhizobium sp. AR02 genomic interval TGCAAGAATTGCGCGGCGATGATGGCGCCGCCATAGCGGCCGCCGATGTTCTTCATGTCGGCGTTCTTGGAATCGATCAGCTTGTCGTATTCGGCGCCGAGCGGCATGCGCCACAGCCGCTCCTGCGTCGCCTGCCCCGCCGCCGCCAGCCTCTCCGCCAGTTCGTCATTGTTGGAAAACAGGCCGGCATAGTGCAGGCCGAGCGCGACCATGATGGCGCCGGTCAGCGTCGCCAGATTGACCATGAATTTCGGCTGGAAACGGTCGTTGCAATACCACAGCGCGTCGGCCAGAACGAGGCGCCCTTCGGCGTCGGTGTTGAGCACCTCGATGGTCTGGCCCGACATCGAGGTGACGATGTCGCCGGGACGCTGGGCGTGGCCGTCGACGGCGTTCTCGACAAGACCGATGATGCCGACGACATTGGCCTTCGCCTTGCGCGCGGCCAAGGCGTGCATCAGCCCGGTCACCGCGGCGGCACCGCCCATGTCGCCCTTCATATCCTCCATACCCGAAGCCGGCTTTATCGAATTGCCGCCGGTGTCGAAGGTGACGCCCTTGCCGACGAAGGCAATCGGGCTGTCCTTGGGCTTGCCGCCGTTCCACTGCATGATCGCCATGCGAGCGCCGCGTGGCGAGCCTTGCGCGACGCCGAGCAGCGAGCCCATGCCGAGCTTCTTCATCTCCTTCTCGGCCAAGATCTCGACCTTGACACCGAGCGCCTCGAGTTCCTTGGCCTGGGCGGCGAACTCGACCGGCCCCAGCACGTTTGCCGGTTCGTTTACCAGGTCGCGCGCCAGAAGCACGCCGTCGACCACCGCCTCGGTCTCGGCGAAAGCCTTCTTGGCGCCCGCAGGGTCGGCGGTGTGGATGGTGACCTTGACCGGCTTTTTCGGATCGGCCTTTGCGTCATCCTTGTCCTTCCTGGTCTTGTATTTATCGAAGGAGTAGCTGCGCAGGAGAATACCCGCAGCAAGGTTGGCGGCGTCCTTGCCATCAGCCGAGGCGCCGACCAGGTCGAGCACCACGGCGACGTCGGTTGCCTTGCGCAGCGACGCCGCGATGGTGCCGCCCAGTTTCAGCCAGGCATATTCATCGAGCCCCGCCGCCTTGCCGGCGCCGACCGCGATCAGCCTGTCGAGTGACGTTCCTTCCGGCGCCAGAATCTCGACGACGCCGGCGAACTTGCCGGTGAAATCAGCCACCGGAAAGGCCCGCTCCAGCGTCTTGCCGGGGTCGTAGGCCCTGGCCGTATCGCTCAGACCACCGTCATCCGCCGACAGCACGAAGACCGTGCCCTTCCTGTTCGCCGCCGTCTGGGGCGCGGCGAATTTTGCAAAGGCGATCGATGGTCTCGGATTCATCATGTCCTGCTTTCGGGGATTGCGCGACGGTGCGCGAAGCGGTTTGAAACGATCCGCGACATTTGGTCGTTTTCCGGCATTTGGCAAGACTTTGCCAAAATGGCTACCCATATGACAGTTGGAATCGATGGCGATTCGTCGCGGCACGGCCCCGCTTCATGCCGCAACCTGTTGTTAACCATCGATGTTCGCCCTTTCTTATCCATTCCCTCCGACACTGCGATCCACTGCGGCACGCGACGTGGGACGGGAACCGGATCGCCTGCCTGATCGAGCCCATCGGAGCCAGTTGTGCGGGCGTCGCCGGACAGCTACCCTTAGCGTGGTGGCATGATGCCGTTCGAGAAAATCGAGTAAAGCCTTCATGAAGGTCGTTGAACGCTACATCATGCGCCGCGCTTTCGTGGTCTTTCTGGCAGCGCTGGTCTGGACGCTGGCCATCGTGTGGACCACGCAGGTGCTGGCCAAGATCGACCTGGTCACCGACAGCGGCCAGTCGTCGCTGACCTTCTTCGAGGTCGCGGCGCTCGTTCTTCCCTCGATCGTTCCGATCGTCGTGCCTTTCGCGGTGGTGGTGGCGGTCGCGCAGACGCTCAGTGTCATGAACTCGGATTCCGAACTCGCCGTCGTCAACGCCGCTGGCGCATCGCGCTGGACGATCGTGCGGCCAATCATGCTTCTGGCCGTAGCGGCGAGCGTTTTTTCCTTTGCCGTCGACAATGGCATCGACCCCTATG includes:
- a CDS encoding leucyl aminopeptidase produces the protein MNPRPSIAFAKFAAPQTAANRKGTVFVLSADDGGLSDTARAYDPGKTLERAFPVADFTGKFAGVVEILAPEGTSLDRLIAVGAGKAAGLDEYAWLKLGGTIAASLRKATDVAVVLDLVGASADGKDAANLAAGILLRSYSFDKYKTRKDKDDAKADPKKPVKVTIHTADPAGAKKAFAETEAVVDGVLLARDLVNEPANVLGPVEFAAQAKELEALGVKVEILAEKEMKKLGMGSLLGVAQGSPRGARMAIMQWNGGKPKDSPIAFVGKGVTFDTGGNSIKPASGMEDMKGDMGGAAAVTGLMHALAARKAKANVVGIIGLVENAVDGHAQRPGDIVTSMSGQTIEVLNTDAEGRLVLADALWYCNDRFQPKFMVNLATLTGAIMVALGLHYAGLFSNNDELAERLAAAGQATQERLWRMPLGAEYDKLIDSKNADMKNIGGRYGGAIIAAQFLQRFVKDTPWAHLDIAGTAMGSPSSEINQSWGSGFGVRLLDRLVRDHYES